TGCAGCATATACGGATTTCAGGACGGGGTCCTGGACGAATCCTCCACGCCGAACCCGTTGACCACGTACGCCAAGGCCAACCTGGAGGCCGAGAAGCACGTTCTGCCGCTGGCAAACTCCGACTTCACCGTCGTCGTTCTCCGACAGGCCACGGTATACGGGTTGTCTCCCCGCATGAGGTTTGATCTAGCAATCAATGGGATGGTTTTGGGGCTCTTCAAGAAGGGGACCATTCCGATCCTGCGCGACGGGACCCAATGGCGTCCGTTCGTCCACGTGCGCGACACGGTGCGTGCGTTCCTACTTTCGCTAGAGGCGGAGCCTTCGGCCGTAAGTGGACAGGTCTTCAACGTGGGGGCGGACGAGCAAAACCTTCAGATCTTTCCGTTAGCTCAGACGGTGGCGGAGGCGGTGGGAGTGCCCTTCCGGTATGAATGGTATGGGCTACCAGACCATCGGAGCTACCGGGTGAGCTTCAAGAAGGTTCGTTCAGTGCTTGGGTTTGAACCGTCGTACACCCCATCCGAGGGTGCCCGCGAGATCCACGAGGCGCTGCGGACGGGCGCCGTTACCGACGGGATGAAGACCATCACGCTACAGTGGTATAAGCACTTGCTCGAGAT
This sequence is a window from Bacillota bacterium. Protein-coding genes within it:
- a CDS encoding NAD(P)-dependent oxidoreductase, which produces MRVLVTGGAGYIGAVLTETLLAAGHSVRCLDRFFFGRDAVAHLEREYPDRLELVRGDVRWVGGEVFDSVDAVMDLAALSNDPTGELDPKKTLEINFEGRARIARLAKEHGVRRYILASSCSIYGFQDGVLDESSTPNPLTTYAKANLEAEKHVLPLANSDFTVVVLRQATVYGLSPRMRFDLAINGMVLGLFKKGTIPILRDGTQWRPFVHVRDTVRAFLLSLEAEPSAVSGQVFNVGADEQNLQIFPLAQTVAEAVGVPFRYEWYGLPDHRSYRVSFKKVRSVLGFEPSYTPSEGAREIHEALRTGAVTDGMKTITLQWYKHLLEMQLFLRETEIGGVLI